The following proteins are co-located in the Candidatus Binatia bacterium genome:
- a CDS encoding DUF1059 domain-containing protein, protein MAQRVKVDCRKYPSDKGCTVTISGSVDEVVELGWLHAKVHHAHKDEEEKGLKDWIRGNAEPAND, encoded by the coding sequence ATGGCACAGCGGGTCAAAGTCGATTGCCGAAAGTATCCGAGCGACAAAGGCTGCACGGTGACGATCTCCGGCTCGGTGGACGAGGTGGTGGAGCTGGGCTGGCTCCACGCCAAGGTGCATCACGCGCACAAGGACGAGGAAGAGAAAGGGCTCAAGGACTGGATTCGCGGCAATGCCGAGCCGGCAAACGACTGA
- a CDS encoding alanine--glyoxylate aminotransferase family protein: MATGEKPSLPEFHPPRRILLGPGPSPVDDRVTRAMTAPVLGHLDPLFLKCMDDIQVLLRYVFETENRLTIPISGTGSAGMEATVASLLEPGDEIVVCVNGYFGERMCEMVTRLGAKCIRVDAEWGKPMDLDKVRAAWNGSKARAIFAVQAETSTGVLQPIAPLRKIADERGGLLLIDAVTSLGAHEVAIDKNGIDGCYSGTQKGLSCPPGLSPVTFSERALKKIKERKTKPSAWYLDVGLVANYWGSERTYHHTAPITMNYALREGLRIIVEEGLEARRRRHELNHRALIAGVEAMGLKMHVEPDSRLWTLNTVRIPDGVDDARVRKNLLDEFNIEIGGGLGVLKGRVWRVGLMGGGSTANNVLLFLAALEQCLAAEGFKVRGSGAGAAETVYLKRE, from the coding sequence ATGGCCACTGGAGAGAAGCCTTCACTTCCCGAGTTTCATCCACCGCGAAGAATTTTGCTGGGACCGGGGCCGAGTCCGGTCGACGATCGCGTGACGCGGGCGATGACGGCGCCGGTGCTGGGGCACTTGGACCCTTTGTTTCTCAAATGCATGGACGACATCCAGGTTTTGCTTCGCTACGTTTTCGAGACCGAGAACCGTTTGACGATTCCGATTTCGGGTACAGGCAGCGCGGGGATGGAAGCGACGGTCGCAAGCCTGCTGGAGCCCGGCGATGAAATCGTCGTCTGCGTCAACGGCTATTTCGGCGAGCGGATGTGCGAGATGGTGACCCGCCTCGGGGCGAAGTGCATCCGCGTCGATGCCGAATGGGGCAAGCCGATGGACCTCGACAAGGTCCGCGCGGCGTGGAACGGCTCGAAAGCGCGGGCGATCTTCGCCGTGCAGGCAGAGACTTCGACCGGCGTCTTGCAGCCGATCGCGCCGCTCCGAAAGATCGCCGACGAGCGCGGCGGGCTTCTGCTCATCGACGCGGTGACGAGCCTCGGCGCGCATGAAGTCGCCATCGATAAAAACGGCATCGACGGCTGCTACTCAGGAACGCAGAAAGGCCTCTCCTGCCCGCCGGGCCTGTCGCCGGTGACTTTCAGCGAGCGGGCTTTAAAGAAAATCAAAGAACGGAAGACGAAACCAAGCGCCTGGTACCTGGACGTCGGCCTGGTCGCGAATTATTGGGGCAGCGAGCGCACCTATCATCACACCGCGCCGATCACGATGAACTACGCGCTGCGCGAGGGGCTGCGGATCATCGTCGAAGAAGGATTGGAAGCCCGGCGGCGGCGCCACGAGCTGAATCACCGCGCGCTGATCGCCGGCGTCGAGGCGATGGGGCTCAAGATGCACGTTGAACCGGACTCACGTCTCTGGACATTGAATACCGTGCGCATCCCCGACGGCGTGGACGACGCGCGCGTGCGGAAGAACCTACTCGACGAATTCAATATCGAGATCGGCGGCGGGCTTGGCGTCCTCAAAGGACGCGTCTGGCGCGTCGGCTTGATGGGCGGCGGCAGCACGGCGAACAACGTGCTGCTTTTCCTCGCCGCGCTGGAGCAGTGCCTCGCGGCCGAAGGTTTCAAAGTCCGCGGCTCGGGCGCCGGCGCCGCCGAGACGGTTTATTTAAAGAGAGAATAA
- a CDS encoding tetratricopeptide repeat protein yields MSPNEAGGFHNRAQAYFTKKDYDRALSDYQSAARIDPKGSDARAVGLVYFYLGRMAESAEALDRAVRADPQDKYNVLWRYLAQAKTSGPDVAQRELRDSAAKLDDGGAQKERPLETAANWPTPVIDFYLEKISEKAMYAAAEDRDSAAKREKLCEASFYAAEAKLLKKESKDAIPLLRTAEKDCPTAFAEAHGASAELKRLGQ; encoded by the coding sequence TTGAGCCCGAACGAGGCGGGTGGTTTTCACAACCGCGCCCAAGCCTATTTTACGAAGAAGGATTATGACCGCGCGCTGAGCGACTATCAATCGGCGGCGCGGATCGATCCAAAGGGAAGTGACGCCCGCGCGGTCGGCCTGGTCTATTTCTATCTCGGCCGCATGGCGGAGAGTGCCGAGGCGTTGGATCGCGCGGTGAGGGCCGACCCGCAAGACAAATATAACGTTCTCTGGCGCTATCTGGCACAGGCGAAAACGAGTGGCCCCGATGTCGCTCAGCGCGAGCTACGCGACAGCGCGGCAAAGCTCGATGATGGCGGAGCGCAAAAAGAACGGCCTCTGGAGACGGCGGCGAATTGGCCGACGCCGGTCATCGATTTTTACCTGGAGAAAATAAGCGAGAAGGCGATGTACGCCGCGGCGGAGGATCGGGATTCGGCCGCGAAGCGTGAAAAACTCTGCGAGGCGAGTTTCTACGCGGCTGAAGCGAAACTGCTAAAAAAAGAGAGTAAGGACGCGATTCCATTGCTGCGAACCGCGGAGAAGGACTGTCCAACGGCTTTTGCCGAGGCCCACGGCGCCAGCGCCGAGCTCAAGCGGCTGGGGCAGTGA
- a CDS encoding DUF748 domain-containing protein, with product MKISLTRRQKKWGIITGSVVLALLLIITFLPMVVRKVAVSQIAAATKRNVAIEDIDINLFTKRIAIKGFRLADKTRPDAFVQFKDLALKFYYLPLFRGHLKLAEFNLVAPAVNVARTGANEFSFSDLLAGEKKETKEGGIDVTVDRFKLSEGIIVLEDSAITPAKSWKAEGLNFDLADISTRKGGPAGKATLYLTLAGTPISINASDLYITPTNGQAVLEFEGFDLALLLPYVPSDTPATLQSGRLSVALALKYGGEGTHLDGDVRLEKLAVLQQGKERPFLSAPELKINLRNINVNNGVFNIATVEVSGDPTVVDMSLTPPSQFDLNKLKVAVEKLTWPQNEPATLQINSQLPKGGALDIGGTFTLKPVKADLKVRLKDADLSAYQRYIPISTPLAGRAETDLAVVVSMEGALQASAKGRASVSRLVLGPPKTPVVAIEQANVATIDINWPGQIKIARVQVRKPSALIERNKDGTLPLRTMLAAPGSETKQTAAPGSETKQKAPPSADAAKKQDVAPSPPAKQEVAATPKPKPSGKPQPPKTAIDIGEIVVEEGFARFIDRTGEQPYTEELSRLAMSIKGLSNAPGKKGRLTLQSVIGATGAFSLQGEIAPLGETLWLDLDGELRDFAIPRVNPYANALLSWIARDGQLGTKVHFKLDGDKLDAKTEIVVGRLDLVQASDDDKAKDKIGLPLGLIVALMKDARGEIRVNVPVSGSLSAPEFSLSEAIWTAVKNVIVNVLAAPFRAIGRLFTSGDKITGFAIDPVRFEPGGAALNEAMGEQLAKVHEFLRNSPFVRLSLSSVVSEADLGALKTQEVTAKIQAYQRAQNINDLAPAAQRYFRQRFPKINPPETVEGIVAALRDVEPRPEGQAQKLAARRVEVVRERLGAAGTDAKRLEAAAKSPAADAKGDGRVEFSVVP from the coding sequence ATGAAGATCTCTCTGACTCGCCGACAGAAGAAATGGGGAATAATTACTGGCAGCGTGGTGCTCGCGCTACTTCTCATCATCACTTTCCTTCCGATGGTGGTTCGGAAGGTTGCGGTGAGCCAGATCGCCGCGGCGACGAAGCGGAACGTTGCTATCGAAGACATCGATATCAACCTGTTCACCAAGAGAATTGCCATCAAGGGCTTTCGGCTGGCGGATAAGACGCGGCCGGATGCCTTCGTTCAGTTCAAAGACCTGGCACTCAAATTTTATTACCTGCCGCTGTTTCGCGGCCATTTGAAGCTGGCGGAGTTTAATCTTGTAGCGCCGGCTGTGAACGTGGCGCGCACGGGGGCGAACGAGTTCAGTTTTTCGGATCTGCTCGCGGGTGAAAAAAAAGAAACCAAAGAGGGTGGGATCGATGTCACCGTCGATCGCTTCAAGCTGTCGGAAGGCATCATTGTCCTCGAAGACAGCGCGATCACGCCGGCCAAGTCCTGGAAAGCCGAAGGGCTCAACTTCGACCTCGCTGATATTTCCACACGGAAGGGGGGACCCGCGGGGAAAGCGACGTTGTATCTCACGCTGGCGGGCACGCCGATTTCCATCAACGCTTCCGACCTTTACATCACGCCGACCAACGGCCAGGCGGTGCTCGAGTTCGAAGGCTTCGATCTCGCGCTGCTGCTTCCCTATGTTCCATCCGACACGCCCGCGACGCTGCAAAGCGGACGCCTGAGCGTCGCGCTTGCGCTCAAGTACGGCGGCGAAGGCACGCACCTCGACGGCGACGTGCGCCTGGAAAAATTGGCCGTGCTGCAGCAAGGCAAAGAACGTCCGTTTCTCTCGGCGCCGGAGCTCAAGATCAACCTCAGAAATATCAACGTGAACAACGGTGTCTTCAACATCGCCACCGTCGAAGTTTCCGGCGATCCCACGGTGGTCGATATGAGTCTCACGCCGCCGTCGCAATTCGATCTCAACAAGTTGAAAGTTGCCGTCGAAAAACTGACCTGGCCGCAGAACGAGCCGGCGACTCTCCAGATCAACTCGCAACTGCCCAAGGGCGGCGCGCTCGATATCGGCGGAACGTTTACGCTCAAACCCGTCAAGGCCGATCTCAAGGTGCGGCTGAAAGACGCCGATCTCTCGGCGTACCAGCGCTACATTCCAATCTCGACGCCGTTAGCGGGGAGGGCCGAGACCGACCTCGCCGTCGTTGTTTCCATGGAGGGCGCCCTACAGGCTAGCGCCAAAGGCAGAGCGAGCGTCAGCCGCCTCGTGTTGGGTCCGCCCAAGACGCCGGTCGTAGCGATCGAGCAGGCGAACGTAGCTACCATAGATATCAACTGGCCGGGGCAGATAAAAATCGCGCGCGTGCAAGTCCGAAAACCATCGGCGCTGATCGAGCGCAATAAAGACGGCACGCTGCCGCTTCGTACTATGCTTGCAGCCCCGGGAAGTGAAACAAAACAGACCGCCGCACCGGGGAGCGAAACAAAACAAAAAGCCCCTCCCTCCGCCGACGCTGCCAAGAAACAGGACGTCGCGCCGTCTCCGCCGGCCAAACAGGAAGTCGCCGCGACTCCTAAACCGAAACCATCCGGCAAGCCCCAGCCGCCGAAGACGGCAATCGACATCGGCGAGATCGTCGTCGAGGAAGGATTCGCCCGCTTCATCGATCGGACGGGAGAGCAGCCGTATACCGAAGAGCTGTCGCGCCTCGCCATGAGCATCAAAGGTCTCAGCAACGCGCCGGGCAAAAAGGGCAGGCTCACGCTCCAGAGCGTCATCGGCGCCACGGGCGCTTTCTCGCTGCAGGGCGAGATCGCGCCGCTGGGAGAAACCCTCTGGCTCGATCTCGACGGCGAGCTGCGCGACTTCGCGATCCCGCGCGTCAATCCTTATGCCAACGCGCTGCTTTCCTGGATCGCGCGCGACGGACAATTGGGCACCAAAGTCCATTTCAAGCTCGACGGCGACAAGCTCGATGCCAAAACCGAGATCGTCGTCGGACGTCTCGACCTCGTCCAGGCGAGCGACGACGACAAGGCGAAAGACAAGATCGGCCTGCCGCTCGGTCTCATCGTCGCGCTGATGAAAGACGCCCGCGGCGAAATTCGCGTCAACGTGCCGGTCTCCGGAAGCTTGAGCGCGCCCGAGTTCAGCTTGAGCGAAGCGATCTGGACCGCGGTCAAGAACGTGATCGTCAACGTTCTCGCGGCGCCTTTCCGCGCCATCGGCCGGCTTTTTACTTCGGGCGATAAGATCACGGGCTTCGCCATCGATCCCGTGCGCTTCGAGCCGGGAGGCGCGGCGCTCAACGAAGCGATGGGCGAGCAGCTCGCCAAGGTGCACGAGTTTCTCCGCAATTCGCCCTTCGTCCGGCTGTCTTTGTCGTCCGTCGTGAGCGAGGCGGATCTCGGCGCTCTCAAGACGCAAGAGGTGACCGCCAAGATTCAGGCGTATCAAAGAGCGCAGAACATCAATGACCTGGCGCCGGCGGCGCAGAGATATTTCCGGCAGAGATTTCCCAAGATCAATCCACCGGAAACCGTCGAAGGGATCGTCGCGGCGCTGCGCGACGTCGAGCCGCGTCCGGAAGGACAGGCGCAAAAGCTCGCGGCCCGCCGCGTGGAGGTCGTGCGCGAGCGGCTCGGCGCTGCCGGAACCGACGCCAAGCGTCTCGAAGCGGCAGCGAAGAGTCCGGCGGCCGACGCGAAGGGCGACGGCCGCGTCGAATTTTCCGTCGTACCGTGA
- a CDS encoding SIMPL domain-containing protein (The SIMPL domain is named for its presence in mouse protein SIMPL (signalling molecule that associates with mouse pelle-like kinase). Bacterial member BP26, from Brucella, was shown to assemble into a channel-like structure, while YggE from E. coli has been associated with resistance to oxidative stress.), with the protein MSFIIALALATFLPAVAYAQHHDHHKPMAPSVTVTGEGLVTMEPDLAEIEVGVVTEAKTAPLAGKENAAKLARVIVEVKKLLGSGDEVKTIGYSLTPNYRYPKEGGKPEITGYTATNIIRVRTGALPGVGSLIDAATQSGANRIQRLAFTLKDEDAARREALRNATAKAKSKAEDMARALGLKIARVLSLNEGEQAFRPVMQELRAGVAGMQAAPTPVESGTIQVRASVTLTAELSGQ; encoded by the coding sequence ATGTCGTTCATCATCGCGCTTGCTCTGGCAACGTTCCTGCCCGCCGTCGCATACGCTCAGCACCACGACCATCACAAGCCAATGGCGCCCTCGGTCACAGTAACCGGCGAGGGGCTGGTTACCATGGAGCCGGATCTGGCGGAGATCGAAGTCGGCGTCGTGACCGAAGCGAAGACCGCGCCGCTGGCGGGAAAAGAGAATGCCGCGAAGCTCGCCAGAGTCATCGTCGAAGTGAAGAAGCTGCTCGGATCGGGAGACGAAGTCAAAACCATCGGCTATTCCCTCACCCCGAATTATCGCTACCCGAAAGAAGGCGGGAAACCGGAGATCACCGGCTACACGGCGACGAACATCATCCGCGTGCGGACCGGCGCTCTACCCGGCGTTGGAAGCCTGATCGATGCGGCGACGCAATCGGGCGCCAACCGGATTCAGCGGCTCGCCTTCACGTTGAAGGACGAAGACGCGGCCAGGCGCGAGGCGCTGCGCAACGCGACGGCGAAGGCGAAATCCAAAGCAGAAGACATGGCGCGGGCGCTGGGTTTGAAGATTGCCAGGGTGCTTTCGTTGAACGAGGGCGAACAAGCGTTCCGTCCGGTCATGCAGGAGCTGAGAGCGGGAGTTGCGGGAATGCAAGCCGCTCCGACGCCGGTTGAGTCCGGCACGATCCAGGTGCGCGCTTCTGTCACGCTCACCGCCGAACTTTCCGGACAGTAA
- a CDS encoding MBL fold metallo-hydrolase, translating to MTQLRFLGAAGTVTGSRFLLEAGSRRVLIDCGLFQGKSELRQKNWGALGVDPETIDAVILTHAHIDHTGYLPRLVKNGFNGPVFASAPTRALLNLLLPDAGRLQEEEARFANEKGYSRHKPALPLFTEEDARRALPLVRNSSFGSPIEIAPGLSFTFHRVGHILGAAFILFEISNAAGEKMKIVFSGDVGRKDIPILKDPEPIAGADYVVLESTYGDRLHGGESPKEALARVCQRVIEKASVLLVPAFAVGRTQEVLYHLRALQREGRLSPGLPIYIDSPMAISAVDLYCDYTPEHDIEMTELRDQGRCPIEGPSVSFSRSSDDSKKLNRLRGPAVIISASGMLNGGRVLHHLVQRLPNPDTTLLFVGYQAEGTLGRRILEGEREVRVLGQAVTVAAHVEEIPALSAHADSGELVEWMSAIPEKPREIFLVHGEDRARDALAESLRDKLGFKVSLPRQDEIREL from the coding sequence GTGACGCAGCTCAGGTTTCTCGGCGCGGCGGGTACGGTCACCGGCTCGCGGTTCCTTCTCGAGGCGGGCTCCCGGCGGGTTCTCATCGACTGCGGTCTCTTTCAAGGGAAATCCGAGCTGAGACAAAAAAACTGGGGAGCGCTCGGCGTCGATCCCGAAACGATCGACGCCGTCATCCTCACTCATGCGCACATCGACCACACCGGCTATCTGCCCCGGCTCGTCAAGAACGGCTTCAACGGCCCCGTCTTCGCCTCGGCCCCCACCCGAGCGCTACTCAATCTCCTGCTGCCCGATGCCGGGCGGCTTCAGGAGGAAGAGGCGCGCTTCGCCAACGAGAAGGGCTATTCGCGGCACAAGCCGGCTTTGCCGCTCTTCACCGAGGAGGACGCGCGCCGCGCGCTCCCGCTCGTGCGCAATTCTTCCTTCGGTTCTCCCATAGAGATTGCGCCCGGCCTTTCCTTCACGTTTCACCGAGTCGGCCATATTCTCGGCGCCGCGTTCATCCTTTTCGAGATCAGTAACGCCGCCGGGGAAAAGATGAAAATCGTCTTCTCCGGCGACGTTGGCAGGAAAGATATTCCGATCCTAAAAGATCCGGAGCCGATCGCAGGCGCCGACTACGTGGTCCTCGAATCGACGTATGGAGACCGGCTGCACGGCGGCGAGAGTCCGAAAGAAGCGCTCGCGCGCGTATGCCAACGAGTCATCGAAAAGGCGAGCGTGCTCTTGGTCCCGGCCTTTGCCGTGGGGCGCACGCAGGAAGTGCTCTACCATCTCCGCGCTCTGCAGCGTGAAGGACGCCTTTCGCCCGGACTCCCGATCTACATCGACAGCCCGATGGCGATTTCGGCCGTGGATCTGTATTGCGATTACACTCCCGAGCACGACATCGAGATGACCGAGCTTCGCGACCAAGGGCGCTGTCCGATCGAAGGGCCTTCGGTAAGTTTCTCGCGCTCCTCGGACGATTCGAAGAAGTTGAACCGTTTGCGTGGCCCGGCGGTAATCATCTCGGCATCGGGAATGCTGAACGGCGGCCGCGTGCTCCACCACCTCGTCCAGCGTCTGCCTAATCCCGACACCACTCTTCTTTTTGTCGGCTACCAGGCGGAAGGCACGCTCGGGCGGCGCATACTCGAAGGAGAGCGCGAGGTGCGTGTGCTCGGGCAGGCGGTGACGGTCGCGGCGCACGTCGAGGAAATTCCGGCGCTGTCGGCGCACGCGGACTCGGGAGAGCTCGTCGAGTGGATGTCGGCGATACCGGAAAAACCGCGCGAGATCTTTCTCGTCCACGGCGAGGACCGGGCGCGCGATGCGCTGGCCGAGTCGCTCCGCGACAAGCTCGGCTTCAAGGTATCGCTGCCGCGGCAAGACGAAATCCGGGAGCTATGA
- a CDS encoding TIGR00730 family Rossman fold protein: protein MAEPNNRTTSETRWGKTPGADEEVRFLRGPQERRRELARALRIFFEFMRGFRALHFVGPCVTVFGSARFREDHRYYALALEVGARLARAGFTVMTGGGPGIMEAANRGAKEAGGRSIGCNIELPQEQKPNAYLDKWITFRHFYVRKVMLVKYSYAFIAMPGGFGTLDEIFETAVLIQNGKIREFPLVIMGKDYWQPLLDFMRERLLKEGTIDAVDTERILVTDSPEEAVESILKVATGQFGLSYVPSLKRRWIFGERA from the coding sequence ATGGCTGAACCCAATAACAGGACAACTTCCGAAACCCGCTGGGGGAAGACGCCCGGCGCCGACGAAGAAGTACGCTTTCTTCGGGGGCCGCAGGAGAGGCGGCGCGAGCTCGCGCGCGCGCTCAGGATCTTTTTTGAATTCATGCGCGGCTTTCGCGCGCTCCACTTCGTCGGCCCGTGCGTCACCGTCTTCGGCTCGGCGCGTTTTCGCGAAGATCACCGGTACTACGCGCTGGCGCTCGAGGTCGGCGCGCGCCTCGCCCGCGCCGGATTCACCGTCATGACCGGCGGCGGGCCGGGCATCATGGAAGCGGCCAATCGCGGCGCGAAAGAAGCGGGCGGCAGGTCCATCGGCTGCAACATCGAGCTGCCTCAGGAGCAGAAGCCCAACGCCTATCTCGACAAGTGGATCACCTTCCGGCACTTCTACGTGCGCAAAGTGATGCTGGTGAAATATTCCTACGCCTTCATCGCGATGCCGGGCGGCTTCGGCACGCTGGACGAGATCTTCGAGACCGCCGTGCTGATCCAGAACGGCAAGATTCGGGAATTTCCGCTGGTCATCATGGGCAAGGACTACTGGCAGCCGCTGCTCGACTTCATGCGCGAGCGGCTGCTCAAGGAGGGGACGATCGACGCGGTCGACACGGAGCGCATTCTCGTCACCGATTCTCCCGAAGAAGCGGTCGAGTCGATCCTCAAGGTGGCAACCGGACAGTTCGGTCTGAGCTATGTGCCCAGCCTAAAACGTCGATGGATCTTCGGCGAGCGAGCGTGA
- a CDS encoding mechanosensitive ion channel domain-containing protein yields the protein MSVKDLTLGLLVQYGFQVLGALIILVVGVLLARWVGNLCDRWLQSYVKEPPTRTLMVRIVRITVLLLTLLVALDKFGFQIAPFVAAIGVAGVGIGLAFQGVLGNIVAGLSIIITKPFRVGEYIELAGVHGQVTTIELFSTSLIQLDQSRVVIPNRRIVGEILHNFGAVRQLTLTVGVSYGANLTQVLAVAREVVAANPRVLKQPAPVVGIGELAASSITVVIQPFVAVADVVRAKPELYQAIVDRFRAENIEIPVPSYEVRLLQPAQS from the coding sequence ATGTCGGTCAAAGATCTCACGTTGGGCTTGCTCGTCCAGTACGGCTTTCAGGTCCTCGGCGCGCTCATCATTCTCGTCGTCGGCGTTCTGCTGGCCCGCTGGGTCGGGAACTTGTGCGATCGATGGCTCCAGTCCTACGTGAAAGAGCCGCCGACGCGCACGCTGATGGTCCGTATCGTCCGCATCACGGTCCTTCTACTGACGCTGCTGGTGGCGCTCGACAAGTTCGGTTTTCAGATCGCGCCGTTCGTGGCGGCTATCGGCGTCGCGGGCGTGGGCATCGGACTGGCTTTTCAGGGAGTGCTCGGCAACATCGTCGCGGGGCTGTCGATCATCATCACCAAGCCGTTTCGCGTCGGCGAATATATCGAGCTGGCCGGCGTTCATGGACAGGTGACGACGATCGAGCTGTTCTCGACCAGCCTGATACAGCTCGATCAGTCCCGCGTGGTCATCCCCAATCGCAGAATCGTCGGCGAGATCCTGCACAATTTCGGCGCGGTCCGCCAGCTCACCCTCACGGTAGGAGTCAGTTATGGCGCCAATCTCACCCAGGTGCTCGCGGTCGCGAGAGAGGTGGTGGCGGCAAACCCGCGCGTTTTGAAGCAGCCGGCGCCGGTTGTGGGCATCGGCGAGTTGGCGGCGTCGTCCATCACCGTGGTCATTCAGCCATTCGTCGCGGTCGCGGACGTTGTCCGGGCCAAGCCGGAGTTGTATCAGGCGATCGTCGATCGGTTCAGGGCGGAGAATATCGAGATACCGGTTCCTTCGTATGAAGTTCGACTCCTTCAGCCGGCGCAATCATGA
- a CDS encoding isocitrate lyase/PEP mutase family protein, whose product MTKAEKIREVLKEKGVLVMPGVYDCLSAKIASRAGFDVIFITGYSVSATYLGEPDFGLLSQTDLLSASQRICSVTDLPVIVDADTGYGNAINTIRTVKELIRGGAAGMFLEDQIWPKRCGHMKGKQVIPLEEYLKKLRAAVEARGNKEDFFIVARTDSRQAIGLEEAIRRGQAFKEAGADAVFIEAPLTKEEMREIGRKVPGPLVANMIERGVTPLMGPEELKDLGFGLIVWPLGPLYASARALQDVYGTLKRTGTTGEVMDRLIPFEEFHDIIGLEEKYALDARYKGE is encoded by the coding sequence ATGACCAAAGCGGAAAAGATCCGCGAGGTGTTGAAAGAGAAAGGCGTCCTGGTGATGCCGGGAGTGTACGACTGTCTCAGCGCGAAGATCGCCTCGCGCGCCGGCTTCGATGTCATCTTCATTACCGGCTATAGCGTGTCGGCGACGTATTTGGGCGAGCCCGACTTCGGCTTGCTCTCGCAAACCGACTTGCTCTCGGCCTCGCAGCGCATCTGTTCGGTCACTGACCTCCCGGTGATCGTGGACGCCGACACGGGCTACGGCAACGCCATCAACACCATCCGCACGGTGAAAGAGCTGATCCGCGGCGGCGCCGCCGGCATGTTTTTAGAAGATCAGATCTGGCCCAAGCGCTGCGGTCACATGAAAGGCAAGCAGGTGATACCGCTCGAAGAGTATCTTAAGAAGCTCAGAGCCGCCGTCGAGGCGCGCGGCAACAAGGAAGATTTTTTCATCGTCGCGCGCACCGACTCGCGCCAGGCGATCGGCCTGGAGGAAGCGATCCGGCGCGGGCAGGCGTTCAAGGAAGCCGGCGCCGACGCGGTTTTTATCGAAGCGCCGCTGACGAAAGAAGAGATGCGCGAGATCGGGCGTAAGGTTCCCGGCCCGCTCGTCGCCAACATGATCGAGCGCGGCGTCACGCCGCTGATGGGACCGGAGGAGCTGAAAGATTTAGGCTTCGGCCTGATCGTCTGGCCGCTCGGCCCGCTCTACGCGTCGGCGCGCGCGTTACAAGACGTTTACGGCACGCTCAAGCGCACGGGAACGACCGGAGAAGTCATGGACCGCCTCATCCCGTTCGAGGAATTTCACGACATCATCGGGCTGGAGGAAAAGTACGCGCTCGACGCGAGATACAAAGGCGAGTAG
- a CDS encoding NTPase gives MRLFLTGVPGVGKTTLIRAVLEQIDGVQCAGFYTEEKRHRGQRIGFRFVTLDGEEGTLASVGRKEPTVGRYSVHLEEFERLALPQLDPENSPADLYVIDEIGKMELLSAKFRNRLIDLLARPSNILATIAKKGKGFIEQLKARNDVELIEVTRANRDRLVKEIAEKIKVVLAKTEC, from the coding sequence ATGAGATTATTCCTCACCGGCGTTCCCGGCGTCGGCAAGACCACGTTGATCCGCGCGGTTTTGGAGCAAATCGACGGCGTCCAATGCGCCGGTTTCTACACCGAGGAGAAGAGGCATCGAGGCCAACGGATCGGCTTTAGATTCGTAACGCTCGACGGCGAGGAAGGAACTCTCGCCTCGGTGGGCAGAAAGGAGCCTACGGTCGGCAGGTATTCGGTCCACCTCGAAGAATTCGAAAGGCTCGCGCTCCCCCAACTCGATCCGGAAAATTCGCCCGCCGATCTCTACGTGATTGACGAGATCGGGAAAATGGAGCTGCTGTCCGCCAAATTCAGAAACAGACTGATTGATCTTCTCGCCCGGCCTTCCAACATCCTCGCGACCATCGCCAAAAAAGGAAAAGGCTTCATCGAGCAGCTCAAAGCCAGAAACGACGTCGAGCTGATCGAAGTCACGCGAGCCAACCGCGACCGGCTGGTAAAAGAAATAGCTGAGAAGATTAAAGTTGTCCTGGCGAAAACAGAATGTTAA